The following are encoded together in the Flavihumibacter fluvii genome:
- a CDS encoding arylsulfatase gives MINNLKHIRPIGLFLLLTVLLIVAVSCNQKKPAVTAPEAPSGEPDRSVLPIKEPTRQTYTELDARNAKAPERFEVKAPKGAPNVLVILIDDMGFGVSETFGGPVATPNMNKLAANGLKYNRFHTTALCSPTRVALLTGYNHHSNNMGAITEAATTFPGNTGVRPQTITPMAEVLRQNGYNTAAFGKYHETPPWEISNSGPQDRWPTRSGFEKFYGFIGGETNQWAPLIYDGLTIVETPGDPKYHFTTDMTDQAISWVNFQQALSPQKPFFMYYAPGATHAPHHVPKEWADKYKGKFDQGWDVLRQQTLDRQKKLGLVPQNTKLAPKPTDIKDWDKLSADEKKLFTRQMEVYAGFAEQTDFEAGRLISAIEELGQLDNTVIIFIAGDNGASAEGQMNGMYSEMTYFNAIQETVPDMLKHYDEWGSASTYPHFAAGWAVAMDAPFSYTKQVASDFGGTRNGMIIQWPQGIKAKGEMRSQFGHVIDIAPTVFEIAKVPAPTMVNGIKQDPIEGKSLAYTFNSADAAEQHKVQYFEMFGNRGIYQDGWFARTIHRPAWKMKPLNTLQTDKWELFNTNEDYSLANDLSAKNPDKLKAMQELFMKEAETYHVLPLDDRLLERTNAALMGRPTVMGERTSVTYGAGMKGMGVDIFIDLRNRSYTITADVEVKANGNGVLVCQGGRFGGLAFYLKNGKPAFTYNYLGLQSMTVMAPQGLPAGKYQLVYDFKYDGGGPGKGGIATISANGTKIAEGRFEKTQPGIFSVDDLADIGVDDGTHVADYGPSSKFNGKLGKVSIEVKK, from the coding sequence ATGATAAATAATTTAAAACACATCAGGCCAATTGGCTTATTCCTGCTGCTTACAGTTCTGTTAATCGTGGCCGTGAGTTGTAATCAAAAAAAACCAGCTGTAACTGCCCCGGAAGCACCTTCGGGTGAACCTGACCGTTCGGTTCTTCCCATAAAAGAACCTACACGCCAGACCTATACTGAGCTGGATGCCCGTAATGCCAAGGCACCTGAGCGCTTTGAAGTGAAAGCCCCTAAAGGTGCTCCTAATGTTTTGGTTATTTTGATTGATGATATGGGTTTTGGCGTGTCTGAAACTTTTGGCGGACCCGTTGCCACACCAAATATGAATAAACTTGCCGCAAATGGTTTGAAATATAACCGTTTTCATACTACAGCATTGTGTTCACCTACAAGGGTGGCATTGTTGACCGGGTATAACCACCACAGTAACAATATGGGTGCCATTACGGAAGCTGCTACCACTTTTCCGGGTAATACAGGGGTAAGGCCTCAAACCATTACGCCCATGGCTGAAGTATTGCGCCAGAATGGCTACAATACGGCGGCTTTTGGAAAATACCACGAAACCCCACCATGGGAAATATCCAACTCTGGTCCCCAGGATCGCTGGCCAACCCGTTCAGGATTTGAAAAATTTTATGGCTTCATTGGCGGGGAAACCAATCAATGGGCACCATTGATTTATGATGGACTAACCATCGTTGAAACTCCCGGGGATCCGAAGTATCATTTTACCACTGACATGACCGATCAGGCCATATCTTGGGTTAATTTCCAGCAAGCCTTAAGTCCCCAGAAGCCATTCTTTATGTATTACGCACCGGGGGCAACCCATGCACCACACCATGTTCCCAAAGAATGGGCCGACAAATACAAAGGAAAATTTGACCAGGGTTGGGATGTTCTTCGTCAGCAGACCCTTGACCGCCAGAAAAAACTGGGGCTGGTTCCCCAAAATACCAAGCTGGCCCCCAAACCAACAGATATAAAAGACTGGGATAAACTCTCCGCTGATGAAAAGAAATTATTTACCCGCCAGATGGAAGTGTATGCCGGTTTTGCAGAACAAACTGACTTCGAAGCTGGAAGGCTAATTTCAGCCATCGAAGAATTGGGACAATTGGATAATACGGTTATCATATTCATTGCCGGTGATAATGGTGCAAGCGCCGAAGGACAAATGAATGGTATGTACAGTGAAATGACCTATTTCAATGCGATACAGGAAACAGTTCCGGATATGTTAAAGCATTATGATGAATGGGGTTCGGCAAGCACTTATCCCCATTTCGCAGCCGGTTGGGCCGTAGCCATGGATGCACCATTTTCCTATACCAAGCAGGTGGCCTCCGATTTTGGTGGTACACGCAACGGTATGATCATCCAATGGCCACAGGGTATAAAAGCCAAAGGGGAAATGCGCTCACAGTTTGGTCATGTAATTGATATTGCCCCTACCGTTTTTGAAATTGCCAAAGTACCTGCCCCAACTATGGTAAATGGGATAAAACAGGATCCCATCGAGGGTAAAAGCCTGGCGTATACTTTTAATAGTGCGGACGCTGCCGAGCAACATAAAGTGCAATACTTTGAAATGTTTGGCAACCGGGGAATATACCAGGATGGCTGGTTCGCCCGCACGATTCACAGGCCGGCGTGGAAAATGAAGCCACTTAATACTTTACAAACGGATAAATGGGAATTATTCAATACGAATGAAGATTATAGCCTGGCTAATGATTTGTCTGCGAAAAACCCCGACAAGCTTAAAGCCATGCAGGAATTGTTTATGAAAGAAGCGGAAACATATCATGTTTTACCACTGGATGACCGCCTTTTGGAAAGAACTAATGCGGCATTAATGGGCAGGCCAACAGTCATGGGTGAGCGAACTTCAGTTACCTACGGCGCGGGTATGAAAGGAATGGGGGTTGATATTTTTATAGACCTGAGAAATAGATCTTACACCATAACAGCAGATGTGGAAGTGAAAGCCAATGGGAATGGTGTTCTTGTTTGCCAGGGTGGCCGTTTTGGCGGTTTGGCTTTTTATTTGAAAAATGGAAAACCAGCCTTTACCTATAATTACCTCGGTTTGCAGTCAATGACGGTTATGGCACCACAGGGACTTCCTGCTGGAAAATACCAGTTAGTATACGACTTTAAATATGATGGTGGCGGGCCTGGAAAAGGAGGAATAGCAACCATTAGCGCAAATGGTACAAAAATCGCTGAGGGCAGATTTGAAAAAACCCAGCCAGGAATATTCTCTGTTGATGACCTGGCAGATATAGGAGTTGATGATGGTACACATGTGGCAGACTATGGTCCTTCTTCTAAGTTCAATGGCAAATTGGGCAAAGTATCAATCGAGGTTAAGAAATAA
- a CDS encoding DUF4038 domain-containing protein encodes MNKRMVLLVVIFSLILPVLKAEKIARQWSVFETSFETGKVYANPFTEIEVNVVFKKGTSQWVVPAFWAGGRRWTVRFAPPAIGDYRYHIECSDKLNTDLNGKEQALKVIPYKGDNQLLQHGFLTTSNNNRHFVHADGTPFFWLGDTWWKGLSKRISIEGFSKLADDRKAKGFTVVQIIAGPYPDEPPFDPRWSNEGGMPYDTGFLHINPAYFDQADRRIKLLVDKGIVPAILGGWGWHMPDIGVEKMNRHWRYLIARYGAYPAAWIVGGEAGGDEWTAVARYVRNTDPYRRLVTLHPYPGSGRSNLSDDTVLTFDMTQTGHGGFFGENSPYGAWQATAANTVSKVMSAYSKTPAMPVLVGEVTYEGHMLTNGAEVQRQVFWSSMLSGAAGHTYGAGGIWQMNSETERGAEYEFTTWYEAMKLPGATQLGIGRKLLEEYPWGNFQPHPEWVDPHSTTLFEPHADWYDDSKEYAARGNRWDFPYAAGIPGEVRIIYMPGHYYDWSAPAIKKLERDIPYQAFLVNPVNGKRYDLGIIINRGPSATPYKKQFTGWKYEPLVMHENPHILPAVIIPEVTILTGDEYKVPRLPAPQDWILVLERVK; translated from the coding sequence ATGAACAAACGAATGGTCTTGCTGGTGGTGATTTTTTCACTGATCCTCCCCGTATTAAAAGCTGAAAAAATAGCCCGGCAATGGTCTGTATTTGAAACCTCTTTTGAAACGGGTAAAGTATACGCAAATCCTTTTACAGAAATTGAAGTTAACGTGGTTTTTAAAAAAGGTACCAGTCAATGGGTGGTGCCAGCTTTCTGGGCAGGTGGACGCCGCTGGACAGTTCGCTTCGCACCTCCGGCCATTGGCGACTACAGGTATCATATAGAATGCTCAGACAAACTGAATACTGACCTGAATGGAAAAGAACAGGCATTAAAGGTCATTCCCTATAAGGGCGACAACCAACTGTTGCAGCATGGTTTCCTGACAACCAGTAACAACAACAGGCATTTTGTACATGCCGACGGAACACCTTTTTTCTGGCTGGGCGATACCTGGTGGAAGGGACTCAGTAAGAGAATATCCATAGAAGGTTTCAGCAAACTGGCAGATGACCGAAAGGCCAAGGGATTCACTGTTGTTCAGATCATTGCCGGTCCTTATCCGGATGAACCACCATTCGACCCGCGGTGGTCTAATGAAGGCGGAATGCCCTATGATACAGGTTTCCTGCACATCAACCCGGCCTACTTCGACCAGGCTGACCGCCGGATAAAATTGTTGGTGGATAAAGGGATAGTCCCGGCCATCCTTGGAGGCTGGGGTTGGCATATGCCGGATATTGGGGTGGAAAAAATGAACCGGCACTGGCGCTATCTCATTGCCAGGTATGGCGCCTACCCCGCTGCCTGGATCGTTGGCGGGGAAGCCGGTGGGGATGAATGGACCGCTGTTGCGCGGTATGTCAGGAATACAGATCCTTATAGAAGGTTGGTGACCCTGCATCCTTATCCAGGTTCCGGCCGGAGCAATTTATCGGATGATACAGTACTCACCTTTGATATGACCCAGACCGGCCATGGTGGCTTTTTTGGGGAGAATTCACCTTATGGCGCCTGGCAGGCAACAGCAGCAAATACAGTTTCCAAAGTGATGTCCGCTTACTCAAAAACACCGGCCATGCCCGTCCTGGTGGGCGAGGTAACTTATGAAGGCCATATGCTGACCAATGGCGCGGAAGTACAACGGCAGGTTTTTTGGTCTTCCATGTTGTCTGGTGCAGCCGGACATACTTACGGTGCGGGCGGCATCTGGCAGATGAATTCCGAAACAGAACGAGGTGCAGAATATGAATTCACGACCTGGTATGAAGCGATGAAGCTACCTGGTGCCACACAACTTGGCATAGGCAGGAAGTTGTTGGAAGAATACCCCTGGGGAAATTTTCAACCACATCCGGAATGGGTCGATCCGCATAGCACAACCTTGTTTGAACCACATGCTGATTGGTATGATGATTCGAAAGAGTATGCAGCCCGGGGAAACCGCTGGGATTTTCCCTATGCCGCCGGTATCCCGGGTGAGGTCAGGATCATCTATATGCCTGGCCACTATTATGATTGGTCAGCCCCTGCCATTAAAAAACTGGAACGTGATATTCCTTACCAGGCGTTCCTGGTCAATCCGGTCAATGGAAAACGATATGACCTGGGGATCATCATCAATCGCGGACCATCTGCTACACCATACAAAAAACAGTTCACCGGATGGAAATACGAGCCCCTGGTCATGCATGAGAATCCGCACATTTTACCTGCAGTAATCATTCCTGAAGTAACCATATTGACTGGCGACGAATACAAGGTTCCGAGATTACCGGCACCCCAGGATTGGATATTAGTGCTGGAAAGGGTGAAATAG
- a CDS encoding ankyrin repeat domain-containing protein: MDNLQKLMTAFELHSVAGIKECFENGIDPSLVYNGKPIIDDLINMYTRGPAFKDCIKTFVENGVEFEDKALLAVLSDDAATLDNLLVSNKALLTKHYSLDCTFTPIYEASLLHISAEYNHLACAEMLVQHGADIDAKAGFDENGFGGQTPIFHTVNQDANKCIDVMNFLISKNADLSLTINGIIWGKGYSWETFIPAINPISYAMMGLLRQFQRTEQQIYEVVSLLLKAAYGVDYTPPNIPNKYLNE; encoded by the coding sequence ATGGATAACCTGCAAAAATTAATGACCGCCTTTGAGCTGCATTCTGTAGCTGGAATAAAGGAATGTTTCGAAAATGGAATTGATCCTAGCCTGGTTTATAATGGGAAACCCATAATCGATGACCTGATCAATATGTATACCCGGGGTCCTGCCTTTAAGGACTGTATTAAAACCTTTGTTGAAAATGGAGTAGAATTTGAAGATAAAGCATTGTTGGCTGTTTTGTCGGATGATGCTGCTACTCTAGACAATTTACTGGTTTCGAATAAGGCATTATTGACAAAGCACTATTCTCTTGACTGCACATTCACCCCTATTTACGAAGCCAGCCTATTACATATAAGTGCCGAATATAACCACCTGGCCTGTGCTGAAATGCTTGTACAACACGGTGCTGATATTGATGCAAAGGCAGGTTTCGATGAAAATGGTTTTGGCGGGCAAACTCCGATTTTTCACACGGTAAACCAGGACGCCAATAAATGTATTGACGTGATGAATTTCCTTATCTCTAAAAATGCTGACCTGTCTTTAACAATAAATGGAATTATATGGGGTAAGGGCTATTCTTGGGAGACATTTATTCCGGCGATTAACCCGATCAGCTATGCGATGATGGGACTGCTGCGCCAATTCCAAAGAACGGAGCAACAGATTTATGAAGTAGTATCCTTGTTGTTAAAAGCAGCATATGGCGTAGATTACACACCGCCCAATATTCCTAATAAATATTTAAATGAATAA
- a CDS encoding DUF4256 domain-containing protein codes for MVPFFADFRYGNVFVYHNSAPSYYAARAFRGSLKV; via the coding sequence GTGGTGCCCTTTTTTGCTGATTTCCGCTACGGGAATGTATTCGTTTACCACAACAGTGCGCCCTCATACTACGCTGCAAGGGCGTTCCGTGGTTCACTAAAGGTCTGA
- a CDS encoding SRPBCC family protein yields the protein METLSSNSITISTTVNAPVDKVWNCFNTPAHITQWCFASEDWHAPAASSDFVIGGKSNIRMEAKDGSFGFDFGWTFDNIIPLKLVAYTMEDGRKAAVTFQETDAGVTVTEQFDPEQENPHDMQRAGWQSILDNFRKYVESH from the coding sequence ATGGAAACCTTATCCTCAAATTCAATTACCATCTCCACCACAGTGAATGCCCCGGTCGATAAAGTCTGGAACTGCTTCAATACCCCCGCCCATATTACCCAATGGTGCTTTGCTTCTGAAGACTGGCATGCACCCGCTGCTTCCAGCGATTTTGTAATTGGTGGTAAAAGCAATATCCGTATGGAAGCCAAAGATGGTAGCTTCGGGTTTGATTTTGGATGGACCTTTGATAATATCATTCCCTTGAAACTGGTTGCATACACCATGGAAGATGGCCGTAAAGCAGCAGTTACTTTCCAGGAAACCGATGCCGGCGTTACAGTTACTGAACAGTTTGACCCGGAACAGGAGAACCCGCACGATATGCAGCGCGCCGGTTGGCAATCCATCCTGGACAACTTCAGGAAATATGTTGAATCGCATTAA
- a CDS encoding VOC family protein, with product MALQKITPFLWFENQAAEAAQFYTTVFPNSKLISTNPMVTTFELEGLQISAINGGPMFKLTEAFSFTINCETQEEIDYYWDKLSEGGEESMCGWLKDKYGLSWQVVPTVLSQLMNDAEKAPKAMRAFMKMKKFNIEELMNAAL from the coding sequence ATGGCACTGCAAAAAATTACGCCCTTCCTCTGGTTTGAGAACCAGGCTGCTGAAGCTGCACAATTTTATACCACTGTATTCCCCAACAGCAAACTCATCAGCACAAATCCGATGGTTACAACATTTGAACTGGAGGGGCTGCAGATCTCGGCCATCAATGGCGGACCGATGTTCAAACTCACCGAGGCTTTTTCCTTTACCATCAATTGCGAAACCCAGGAAGAGATCGATTACTATTGGGATAAATTGTCGGAAGGCGGTGAAGAATCCATGTGCGGCTGGCTAAAGGATAAATACGGACTATCCTGGCAGGTGGTACCAACCGTCTTGTCACAACTCATGAATGATGCAGAAAAAGCGCCTAAAGCCATGCGGGCTTTCATGAAAATGAAAAAGTTCAACATTGAAGAATTAATGAATGCAGCATTATGA
- a CDS encoding iron chaperone, with protein sequence MKTAENIDEYIAGFPKDIQVLLQQMRKTIHEAAPEATEKISYGMPTFFLNGNLVHFAAFKAHIGFYPVPSGIEKFKKELSVYKGAKGSVQFPLDQPLPLALVAKIVKFRVQENRKHSK encoded by the coding sequence ATGAAAACAGCCGAAAATATTGACGAATACATCGCCGGATTCCCAAAGGATATCCAGGTCTTGTTGCAACAGATGCGCAAAACCATCCATGAAGCAGCACCCGAAGCAACCGAGAAGATCAGTTATGGAATGCCGACCTTTTTCCTGAATGGCAACCTCGTTCATTTCGCAGCCTTCAAGGCGCATATCGGGTTTTACCCGGTGCCTTCCGGCATTGAAAAATTCAAAAAAGAATTATCCGTGTACAAAGGCGCAAAGGGTTCTGTTCAGTTTCCACTAGACCAGCCCCTGCCTCTCGCGCTGGTCGCAAAAATCGTGAAATTCAGGGTACAGGAAAACAGGAAGCACTCAAAATAG
- a CDS encoding FAD:protein FMN transferase, with amino-acid sequence MHPAITTPTVFKKALRLMGNQFELSVVAEDEAWAHNCIDKGIAEIQRIEKLLTTYAEDSETNQVNAAAGISPVKVSEETFRLIQRSIRISDLTQGAFDITYGSVDKKLWNFDSAMTALPDAKTAKRMVRLINYRNIILDDRAFSVFLKHKGMRIGFGGIGKGYAAEMAKQVMKAAGVKSGIVNASGDLTAWGTQPNGEPWTIGIVDPNHSGKIFSYMNVTDVAVATSGNYEKFIMVNGVKYSHTIDPKTGLPVRGIKSVTIITPNAEIADAMATPVTIMGIKAGLDMINQIKNIEAILIDDQDVIYTSKNLHFSE; translated from the coding sequence ATGCACCCAGCCATTACTACTCCAACTGTTTTTAAAAAGGCGCTCCGGTTGATGGGGAACCAGTTTGAGCTCAGTGTGGTGGCTGAGGATGAGGCCTGGGCACATAACTGTATCGATAAAGGCATTGCAGAAATACAACGTATCGAAAAATTATTGACCACCTATGCCGAAGACAGCGAGACCAACCAGGTAAATGCGGCAGCTGGTATCTCACCGGTGAAAGTGAGTGAAGAAACTTTCCGCCTGATACAAAGATCTATCAGGATATCTGACCTTACCCAGGGTGCATTTGACATCACTTATGGATCTGTAGATAAAAAACTTTGGAATTTTGATTCGGCCATGACGGCCCTCCCTGATGCAAAAACTGCCAAAAGGATGGTGCGGCTGATCAATTACAGGAATATCATTTTGGATGATCGGGCTTTTTCTGTTTTCCTGAAACATAAAGGCATGCGCATTGGATTTGGCGGTATTGGTAAAGGGTACGCGGCCGAGATGGCCAAACAGGTGATGAAGGCCGCCGGTGTGAAAAGTGGCATTGTAAATGCGTCAGGCGATCTCACAGCCTGGGGAACGCAACCTAACGGTGAGCCCTGGACGATTGGTATTGTAGACCCTAACCATTCCGGCAAAATATTTTCATATATGAATGTTACGGATGTTGCAGTGGCCACTTCAGGCAATTATGAAAAATTCATCATGGTAAATGGTGTGAAATATTCGCACACCATTGATCCGAAGACCGGGTTACCGGTAAGGGGAATAAAGAGTGTAACGATCATAACACCTAATGCTGAAATAGCTGATGCAATGGCTACACCGGTAACAATTATGGGCATAAAAGCCGGACTTGACATGATCAACCAGATAAAGAATATCGAAGCCATACTGATCGATGACCAGGATGTGATCTACACCTCGAAGAACCTTCATTTCAGTGAATAG
- a CDS encoding Gfo/Idh/MocA family protein has protein sequence MKKKTVVSGSRRNFIRNSALTAAGFMIVPRHVLGRGFIAPSDRLIVAGIGAGGKGESDLHNFYKSGKADIAVLCDVDERQAVESRKRFPKAKFYKDFREMLAKEGKSIDAVSVSTPDHTHAVAAMAAMSLNKHVYVQKPLTHDIYEARMLTEAAHKYKVVTQMGNQGSSGDGVRQLQEWYNAGILGDVHTIYCYTDRPIWPQGVGRPSTVSPIPAGLDFDLWLGTAPKRDYFEGILPFNWRGWWDYGTGALGDMACHIMAPAFAVMGLGYPTSAECSVATKYIENWNKAYYPESGPIASHITLTFKGKNGKPDVELHWMDGGIQPSRPAELGANEVMGDGGNGVLFLGTKGKMMCGTYGVDPQLLPKSKTKEVKVPKTLARVPGGEDGHYAAWVEAAIAGYGSDKAKNLSSHFDIAGPLTESVLMGNLAIRSYDIEKKVGNETEYPGRFIKLLWDGPNMKITNFDEANQFVKRKYREGWSL, from the coding sequence ATGAAAAAGAAAACTGTCGTTTCAGGTTCAAGGCGGAATTTCATCCGCAACTCGGCGTTGACAGCGGCCGGATTTATGATTGTACCCCGCCATGTTCTGGGTCGTGGTTTTATTGCACCCAGTGATCGTTTGATCGTTGCCGGTATTGGTGCCGGTGGAAAAGGTGAGAGTGATCTCCACAATTTTTATAAAAGTGGCAAAGCCGATATCGCTGTATTATGTGATGTTGATGAGCGCCAGGCAGTAGAGAGCCGCAAGCGGTTCCCGAAAGCAAAATTCTATAAAGATTTCCGCGAGATGCTGGCCAAAGAAGGTAAAAGCATTGATGCGGTGTCCGTATCAACGCCTGACCACACACATGCCGTAGCTGCTATGGCTGCCATGTCATTGAATAAGCACGTGTATGTTCAGAAGCCGTTAACGCACGATATCTACGAAGCCCGTATGCTTACTGAAGCAGCGCATAAATATAAAGTGGTGACGCAAATGGGTAACCAGGGTTCTTCTGGTGATGGTGTACGCCAGTTGCAGGAATGGTACAATGCAGGAATATTGGGAGATGTTCATACCATCTATTGTTATACCGACCGGCCGATATGGCCACAGGGCGTTGGCCGTCCATCGACTGTATCACCCATTCCCGCCGGACTCGATTTTGATCTATGGTTAGGTACTGCCCCAAAACGTGATTATTTCGAAGGTATCCTGCCGTTTAACTGGCGCGGGTGGTGGGATTATGGTACCGGAGCATTAGGTGATATGGCTTGCCATATTATGGCACCCGCATTTGCAGTTATGGGTCTTGGATATCCAACCAGCGCCGAATGCAGTGTTGCTACCAAATACATAGAGAACTGGAACAAAGCATATTATCCTGAAAGTGGTCCTATCGCTTCGCATATCACTTTAACTTTTAAAGGCAAGAATGGCAAACCCGATGTGGAATTGCATTGGATGGATGGTGGTATCCAACCCAGCCGTCCGGCTGAATTAGGCGCCAATGAAGTGATGGGCGATGGTGGAAATGGCGTATTGTTCCTGGGAACAAAAGGAAAAATGATGTGCGGAACATATGGTGTTGATCCGCAATTGCTCCCCAAGTCAAAGACCAAAGAGGTGAAAGTGCCTAAAACACTTGCCCGTGTACCAGGAGGTGAAGATGGCCACTATGCGGCCTGGGTAGAAGCAGCAATTGCAGGTTATGGTAGTGATAAGGCGAAGAACCTGAGCTCACATTTTGATATCGCCGGTCCGCTTACTGAAAGTGTCCTGATGGGCAACCTGGCGATCCGCAGCTATGATATTGAAAAGAAAGTTGGCAATGAAACGGAATATCCTGGCCGTTTTATCAAGTTGCTGTGGGATGGTCCGAATATGAAGATCACCAACTTCGATGAAGCCAACCAGTTTGTAAAACGCAAGTACCGCGAAGGCTGGAGCTTGTAA
- a CDS encoding beta-N-acetylhexosaminidase, with protein sequence MRKTLLSIIFSITLLQLVAQDNSYNLMPVPKSIQRHADYCAVNKQFTIGIVGHPGNRVYQEATRALRRLDNRMGFFFKQGNLNNKDSSHNATLLIEVKRPAILNLQEDESYRLQTSARQVKITAATDLGAIRGLETLQQLLSVHQDGYYFPGVVIDDEPRFPWRGLLLDITLHWMPMDVVKRTLDAMASVKLNVFHLHLTEDQMFGIESKVYPRLTTVGAEGNFYTQDAIKEIIAYADQRGIRIVPEFDVPGHCTAMLKAYPHLASVPREYELQRYYGVFDPALDVTKPSTYTFLDSLFTEMAALFPDEYFHIGGDENTGKDWDRNPAIKAYMQQKGMTTYRELETEFISRLLPILKKNGKKMMGWDEILRPGVPHDIMIQSWRGTESLVEAAKQGYTGLLSTGYYIDLIQPTDFHYLTDPVPANTPLTKSQQQFIVGGEATMWTEHVTPETVDSRIWPRTAAIAERLWSPQSVTNVEDMYQRLEKIDLYLEGLGTTQLKNKGMLMRRLANGYNTHALEVLVDVIEPLKIYERNEGDTMYTVFSPYTKIADVATPDQKVARLFRNNVSRYCKAKDPKMVPGLKNQMELWKNNDTAFRALIRQSPVLQEAENLSANLAQIATIGLEALQYIVAKKSPPKDWKANCLQITKQAKEQGGRCELQVVTAIEELVETASLFKVFH encoded by the coding sequence ATGCGAAAGACACTGTTGTCCATCATTTTCAGTATAACCTTGCTACAACTGGTTGCACAGGACAATTCCTATAACCTGATGCCGGTGCCAAAGTCAATCCAACGGCATGCGGACTACTGTGCGGTGAACAAACAATTTACCATTGGCATCGTTGGCCATCCGGGTAACCGTGTATACCAGGAAGCCACGAGGGCATTGCGCAGGCTGGATAATCGCATGGGTTTCTTCTTCAAACAAGGAAACCTCAACAACAAAGATTCCAGCCATAACGCAACGCTGCTGATTGAAGTGAAAAGGCCGGCCATCCTCAATTTGCAGGAAGATGAAAGCTATCGTTTGCAAACCAGTGCCAGGCAGGTGAAGATCACTGCTGCAACTGACCTTGGCGCAATACGCGGATTGGAAACCCTGCAGCAATTACTGAGTGTGCACCAGGATGGCTATTATTTTCCCGGTGTTGTGATTGATGATGAGCCCCGGTTTCCGTGGCGTGGGTTACTGCTTGATATCACTTTGCACTGGATGCCGATGGATGTAGTGAAGCGAACCCTTGATGCGATGGCTTCGGTGAAGCTGAACGTATTCCATCTGCACCTCACCGAAGACCAAATGTTTGGGATAGAATCAAAAGTCTATCCGCGGTTGACAACAGTTGGGGCCGAAGGGAACTTCTATACACAGGATGCTATCAAAGAAATTATTGCATATGCCGACCAGCGCGGCATCAGGATCGTTCCGGAGTTTGATGTACCCGGACATTGTACCGCCATGTTAAAGGCTTACCCGCATTTGGCCAGTGTGCCGCGCGAGTATGAATTGCAGCGCTATTATGGTGTTTTCGACCCTGCACTGGATGTCACCAAACCATCTACCTATACATTTTTAGATAGCCTGTTCACTGAAATGGCAGCATTATTTCCCGATGAATATTTCCACATAGGCGGCGATGAAAATACAGGCAAGGACTGGGACCGTAATCCTGCGATCAAAGCTTATATGCAGCAAAAAGGCATGACCACTTATCGTGAGCTGGAAACTGAATTCATCAGCAGGTTGCTGCCTATCCTGAAGAAGAACGGGAAGAAAATGATGGGCTGGGATGAGATCCTGCGACCTGGCGTGCCACACGATATCATGATACAATCCTGGCGCGGCACAGAGTCACTGGTGGAAGCAGCAAAACAAGGCTATACCGGATTACTGTCCACCGGGTATTATATCGACCTCATACAACCTACCGATTTTCACTACCTCACAGACCCGGTACCCGCAAATACACCACTCACCAAATCCCAGCAACAATTCATCGTTGGCGGGGAAGCTACCATGTGGACGGAACATGTTACTCCGGAAACTGTAGATTCACGCATCTGGCCCAGGACTGCCGCCATAGCGGAACGTTTGTGGTCACCACAATCGGTCACCAATGTAGAGGATATGTACCAGCGTTTAGAAAAGATCGACCTCTACCTGGAAGGTTTGGGTACTACGCAACTGAAGAACAAGGGAATGCTGATGCGCAGGCTGGCGAATGGCTATAATACGCATGCCCTGGAAGTTTTGGTGGATGTGATTGAGCCTTTGAAGATCTATGAAAGGAATGAAGGCGATACGATGTACACCGTGTTTTCACCGTATACAAAAATTGCCGATGTGGCTACACCTGACCAGAAAGTGGCGCGGCTTTTCCGCAATAATGTAAGCAGGTATTGCAAGGCGAAGGATCCGAAAATGGTACCGGGACTGAAAAATCAAATGGAACTCTGGAAAAATAATGATACAGCATTCCGGGCCCTGATCAGGCAATCACCAGTATTGCAGGAAGCTGAAAATTTATCAGCAAACCTGGCACAGATCGCCACCATCGGCCTTGAAGCCCTGCAATATATCGTTGCAAAAAAATCCCCGCCAAAGGATTGGAAAGCCAATTGCCTTCAAATTACAAAGCAGGCCAAAGAACAGGGGGGAAGGTGTGAATTGCAGGTGGTCACTGCTATTGAAGAATTGGTGGAAACCGCTTCTTTATTCAAGGTTTTTCACTAG